TGAAATGGGGAGCTTATGTGGCATACTATTACTACCTGCACCCAAGTGCTTTAACCAAATACTGAAACTCAGATTAAAAGTTTAAAGCAATCATGTTAAGTATTTCCTCGATTTAAAACAATCAAGTTAAGTATTACCTCGATATACAACTGTGAGATTCTCAGAACCTGAATCGAAGGTAAACACTTAAATAGCTCAACAAATTcacactcactaagctttgtgtttgtATAATAACCTCTAGCCTGCATCAAATACCTTTGTAAGAATGTATTTACTTAAAAGTACTTAATTCATAAGTAGTTATATTATATACATTGTTGCACCTTACCCAAGTAAATTCCTCAAGTAGTGGGCAATTGGTAAGAAATCCTTGAAGCATCTTGTTAGTGATATCAACCTCAAAAAGGCGCAGCTTCTTCAACCTATTAAATCCCTTATTCATTAATGGAaggtcaaattcacaatgtgtaAGATCTAGGTGTTCTAATCCTTGCAATGAAAAGAACGAACAGGGTAGCAGGTAGATTTCACCACAAATCAGGAAGGTGAATTTCTTGATGTTATTGCTCCTTGAAAAATGAAGTATCATCTGATCAATCtcactaaaaatatttttatgaacAAAGAGAATGATACAGAATTCCAATATCGGACCCCTGTGTAGCAACAAAACATGGAAGATGGCTTTGACAAACTTATATTTATCAATTTCTTTATTACCAGATGATACACCCATGTCGCTAAATACAAGTTTTGGCATGCTTGTCCAAGAATACCTCCATTTTCTTGACAACACGCTTGTTCTCAATGCATCTTGGATAGGCATGAGAGACAGAATTAAATCAATTGCGTCTTGAGGAAGAGTGCTAATTCTATCCAAACTCTTGCGAGGACCTTTCATCTCTTGATGAGATTCTCAGGGTTTCATACTCGAGAAAAGGCTGCAAAGAGATATGCAAAACCAAATTGATTTAGAATTTTAGTTTTAATTGTATACTAAATATCCTAAGGATGCTCTTCCTGGATACTAAAGCCCTAAATCCCTTATTATATCTAACATGATGATAACAGTTTCGATATCTAATTCACAATAGTACGCTGACATTAATGCCCCTCTATCTACACAATTAGGCAACTATAACGAGGATCAGCGGAAGAAGAAGATGACCTTAAATGGGAAGGGAAAAAAATGGCGAGGAGGAGAAAGTAAAAATTTAATACAAAAggaggaaaaaaaaaagaaggaaaaGACTACTGCTTACTACTGTTGCGTATTCGCCTTCCGCCGCACCGCTGCGACCTCTGCCCCTTCCCGGTTTCGCCGTC
The genomic region above belongs to Lactuca sativa cultivar Salinas chromosome 4, Lsat_Salinas_v11, whole genome shotgun sequence and contains:
- the LOC111896443 gene encoding F-box/FBD/LRR-repeat protein At1g13570 isoform X1, whose product is MKGPRKSLDRISTLPQDAIDLILSLMPIQDALRTSVLSRKWRYSWTSMPKLVFSDMGVSSGNKEIDKYKFVKAIFHVLLLHRGPILEFCIILFVHKNIFSEIDQMILHFSRSNNIKKFTFLICGEIYLLPCSFFSLQGLEHLDLTHCEFDLPLMNKGFNRLKKLRLFEVDITNKMLQGFLTNCPLLEEFTWARGYYTNTKLSECEFVELFKCLPSIQVLRISQLYIEHLGAGSNSMPHKLPISLPHLRILILNVCFLDLSTVLCVISSSPNLEKIKVEMCWDHDEHCLQHTFNNLPDIQEDYSGLNLDHLKELEITNFHNHGVEMEFVKLIMGKSPVLKKARIELHYRVSVNEEVKMLRGLVHMPFPRASPTVGFTIKRYNEIDLL